accacaggGTGTCCTGTTCTGTTACCCTATAGGGATGGTTTATagtaataattattaaattcatatacagaaatcacactttttggccttatttaatttgttcaattaatttgttaaataaaaGCGAGTTTACAACCATCACTACAAATATTTAATAGCAGTGgcgtcaatatttgtttaaagtccatatttgacagtgttattgaGTTGCATGCTGTCAGATTGAATTGAAACTGTGTACATTTTTGTGTCAAGTTATACATAAGTGTATATGCATAAACTGAAATCATAAATTATCCTTTATCCACTTTCATGTAAACTTATATTAGCTGTCATGACCTAGCTAAAATATATCTGCAGGCCAATATCACATTTTAACTTGCCTATTTGTATCAATTTGTCACTAAAATTATTTTGAGCATATATTTAAGCATGTTTTGGGAAAAGCTAGACTATAATTTTTTTTGGTATGAGTAATATGTATTGACTCATATTTCAAGGAACAGAAGCCTAGGTCAAGCacgaaacaaaaatattgatttctaattattttcaatataattgGAGTTGTAATATCCATGCtcttatatatgtaattgaCTGCAGTCTACAATAGTGGGATTGATACCTGCaggcttatatatatatttgcaaatCATAAATTtgattatgtattttatttaaatgaaatcaaaattttaagttCTAAGTTCAAATTCCAAAATCATAATATGTCTTTTCTTATTTTAACTTGTTGATAATTTATTTAACTTATTTGAACGATTTATAGTTAAATTCAGAGGCAAGtatatgtaaatcaaaataattattgtaCTTCTATTGAATTTGAATACTGTgcttaaaaaaaacatattttttgttatgaatttgatatgatacagtacagatgtatttgtttttcttttctctgGTTGTGACATTTCTTCTATTCTGAGTAAACACAAGATTGAAGGGAAatgtttattaaaataaaatgcattttcacTTCAAATCCAAGTGTATTTAGAAACCATTAACTGTTTGTGTAATGAACAGTTTCATGAAATTACTTTGTCCATGCATATAAGCAAATGGGTAGTGCAGAACTTGATATAATATCATACACTTTAAACAATCTTTACTGGACATTTCCTGTTTTGTGCCAACTAGTTTTACCATTtgggcatatatatatatatatatatatatgtagatctAAGACATTAATTACAAGGCgcgattttctttttttacgaCGGTagttatttgtattaaatactAATGTTACCATATCACTTTCTGGAAAAACAACGGTCCAAATACCTGTGTAAACCAATGTTTCAAAGGAATTTTATTACTTTGGTGGCATTGTTTTGGACGTGATAGTACGTGATTTTGCTTGCTTTTTATTGCACGCCATATAATGATAACCGGACTTCGggtttatttttacattaaatattagCCGGATGTTGTCGTCACCAAAATTGCGAATGAAAGTTTACCTGCTATCCTGGAGAAATCTGCCTTCACCCTTGATGCTTCGCCCCCGGATGGCATACTTATGTATCTTCTTGCCAAACTTACGATTACTAAGCACATAGAATATACTGTTCTGTAAACTTGGCTTTCGGATACTCTACCAACTGAATCACCGATCAATTTAAAGAAAGCTCCCGTAGCGAGAAATCGGAGGGTAAGAACTTAAGTCAAGAAGCACTTGCTGCAGCTGTGATGGGGACTGAATTCCTCCTTGTTGGCCTTGCAATAGTAGCTGTTTCTATCAGACTAgtgatatatatcaatgtatctAGCGAAAATCTGAAGCAACTAAAAGTTTCTTCACTTGACATTCCTCCGAGACTCACTCTGGGAAAAAACACACGATTTCTCCTTCCCTGTCCTCTTCTGCGTCTCAATCGACCTAAATGAACCATATTTGAGGTTGCTCTGTAGCTACCTCAAATATTTGAGGAAAATCTCAAATTTATTTGAGAAAAACTGCATATTTTACTTTTGAACAAGTGGATTTGAGGAAAATCTCAGGATTTGAGGAAAACTCAAAATTTGAGGTAAAGTTGAGGTTGAGGGCGGATTTTGCAAGCCATTTTGAGGAATCTCCTGCAATTTGAGGAAATCCTCAGATTTGAGGAAATTCGCAACACAAGTATTTTCACACAAGCGGGGCCTGGTCCGGTATGTGTTCCCTGTGCTTCATTCCTATATATAGCCTGTTATTTGTTCTCTtgatatcattacagtatatagCGCTGTATGTGTTCCCTTTACAtcattcctgtatatatcccGTCTTTGTACATTTTCATTGATACCGTATGTATGCCTGTCTCTGTAAGCTTAACACCAATAGCGTACATATTCCATTAAACCGCTTTATTgattttagctcacctgtctaAATGGCAAGTGAGCGTATGCCATGCCGAAACAATTTTACTATGTTTTATCTGTTTAATTGAGCTATTTACCTGGTACTAAAAAAGCAAGTTTACATATTTCTGCATTGAAGCTAAAAACATATTGATTTTAACACATTGTTCCTACTAGATCAATATGTTACAATATGATTTGAAGTTTATTGGATATTTGAAACCAAAATAACAAATGAAATAGcaataatgattatttcatttcattaacaATCAAGAAATTCCTTTTAATGAATGTGAACATGTAAAAACAAGACAACcaagaatactgacataataatgGAACAAGGGCaaggtaaaaatgaaaatggcAATATTCACGCATATTGCAGATAAACCACTAGAAGTCCCAGGTACTGTGGAAGAGTAAACGTTTTCTACGGCATCGACAATCACTAATGAGAGAAAGCATAAAACACACCAGACGTCATACCGGATAAGGGAGTAGAACATTTCCAAATAAATAATGATGTCGACCAAAGAATTTTCCCTTTGCCTTTATGAAACTGCGTCAATCTCgatatcactagccctctaccacggggttgcgggttcgaaacccacgttgggcagttgcctggtactgaccgtaggacggtggtttttctccggtaacatcggctttcctccacctcaaaaacctggcacgtccttaaatgaccttaaataggacgttaaacaaaacaaaacaaatccaaCTTAGGTCCATCAAAAGTAAGTTAAATTTGAGAACACAAATCGATGTTGATTTCGAGTAAcgtaaaatgatatttttttacagGTTGACAAGATGATATAGCCACAGATGACATGGAGAACGATGATGAAAGGAACAAACGGGATAAAGAAGACCCTACCACGACAACGATTGACCAATCATCTTTTACCATAGCAAAAGCTGATAGTGGCTATGGTTCACGAAGACATGACCCAACACCAAATACCACAGCAACAGCTGACCGTGGCTATGGTTCACGAAGGGATGACTCAACACCAGATACCATAGCAACAGGTGACCACGGCTATGGTTCACGAAGGGATGACCCAACACCAGAAACCATAGCACCAGCTGACCGTGGCTATAGTTCACGAAGGGATTACCCAACACCAGAAACCATAACAACAGCTGACCGTGGCTATGGTTCACAACGGGATGACCCAACACCAGAAACCATTGCAACAGCTGATGGTGGGAATAGTTCACAACGGGATGAACCTATGCCAGATACCATAGCAACAGCTGACCATGGCTATGGTTCACAAAGGGATGACCCAACACCAGAAACCATAGCAACAGCTGATGGTGGAAATGGTTCACAACGGGACGAACCTGTACCAGATACCATTGCAACATTTGACAGTGGTCATGGTCGTGATGCACTAGACGATAAGTCAGTTGGAAAACTTAGAGAAGGTAAGATATGATTTATCATTATGTTACTGTCGTCAATAACGAATATAAGGAAAGTCCTGTTACAGCACTATAGCTAGAAAGCCTTGTAAGCATCGCCCTGTCCCAACTCTTACCTAACTCTGATAGCGTTAAAGCATTGCTAATAAACAATGAAGTGATAGCATTTTcttaacaatttttttctgatagTGTTGAAGAATACCGATTTAAAGTCTTATGAAAATATCATATTAGAGCATCGAAACAGCAATAATACTTGATAGCTACGAACACTATTAAGCTTG
This genomic stretch from Pecten maximus unplaced genomic scaffold, xPecMax1.1, whole genome shotgun sequence harbors:
- the LOC117318654 gene encoding uncharacterized protein LOC117318654; amino-acid sequence: MENDDERNKRDKEDPTTTTIDQSSFTIAKADSGYGSRRHDPTPNTTATADRGYGSRRDDSTPDTIATGDHGYGSRRDDPTPETIAPADRGYSSRRDYPTPETITTADRGYGSQRDDPTPETIATADGGNSSQRDEPMPDTIATADHGYGSQRDDPTPETIATADGGNGSQRDEPVPDTIATFDSGHGRDALDDKSVGKLREGCVMQVNSEMIQQHQQTDMRLTLTGDGPTVVGKHSTVIYNVSGPKRKHDTTESSGCRDNPSSKRPNYETKTISEYGCSSSGVSETLDDGDNSIIYDCKSNYMDTSDCSGYSSGTKPNLDAKPILEHGSSSFTDRVTPNITEKFEGGSCNTRYIHAEGTHLKNVREDSAVSEFRQ